In Patescibacteria group bacterium, a single window of DNA contains:
- a CDS encoding pilin, translating into MNKRGQLIVLFSFLLVFVLFFGLIPAFAAINDITDDPNGGFAPQKFESLSNSDEFPRAEGADMEDLGINSIIATVAKSIIGVVGAAAFIMFVYGAFQMLFAQGNEEKIKKAKGTLVWSILGLVIVFLAYVLVSFVMQTIVTSTGQ; encoded by the coding sequence ATGAACAAAAGAGGACAGCTAATCGTACTATTTAGTTTTTTGTTGGTTTTTGTTTTATTTTTTGGTCTGATTCCCGCCTTTGCCGCGATTAATGATATTACGGACGATCCTAACGGTGGTTTCGCTCCGCAAAAATTTGAGTCATTATCAAATTCTGATGAATTTCCTCGCGCCGAGGGAGCGGATATGGAAGATCTGGGTATTAACAGTATTATTGCGACAGTGGCAAAGTCTATTATCGGCGTGGTGGGAGCAGCAGCGTTTATCATGTTTGTTTACGGCGCTTTCCAGATGCTTTTTGCGCAAGGTAATGAAGAAAAGATAAAAAAAGCAAAAGGCACTTTGGTTTGGTCGATCCTTGGGTTAGTTATAGTCTTTTTAGCCTATGTTTTGGTAAGTTTTGTCATGCAGACCATTGTAACTTCTACTGGTCAGTAG
- a CDS encoding pilin, translating to MSKSKKRIFIGLLIFVFVFLIVPVVLAQDNSEEQTEIAKPQEACNDPSYAQPIPDGIMSGVRKQCVVCGNCDICDFLSLANKIAKIIFGSFGAVAFVVFIYGGISFIIAAGNPERIKKARGILANALIGIVIIVFAWQIIHVVVVLAITPTQTEDGGSQEWNYLIFGQYEWDNPCRNVSTRSEVSTDNQ from the coding sequence ATGTCAAAAAGCAAAAAAAGAATTTTTATCGGATTATTGATTTTTGTTTTTGTATTTTTAATAGTTCCGGTGGTTTTAGCGCAAGACAATAGCGAAGAACAAACAGAAATAGCCAAACCGCAGGAAGCCTGCAACGATCCGTCTTATGCCCAACCCATTCCTGACGGCATTATGTCCGGAGTGCGCAAGCAATGCGTAGTTTGTGGTAATTGTGACATTTGTGATTTTTTATCTTTAGCCAACAAAATAGCCAAAATAATTTTTGGCAGCTTTGGCGCGGTTGCTTTCGTCGTTTTTATTTATGGCGGTATCAGCTTTATTATTGCTGCCGGTAATCCGGAAAGAATAAAAAAAGCCCGCGGTATTTTAGCCAATGCTCTTATTGGTATAGTAATTATCGTTTTTGCTTGGCAAATCATCCATGTTGTTGTTGTTTTGGCGATTACTCCCACGCAAACAGAAGACGGAGGCAGCCAAGAGTGGAATTATTTAATATTTGGTCAATACGAATGGGATAATCCATGCCGAAATGTAAGCACTCGTAGCGAGGTGTCAACAGATAACCAGTAA
- a CDS encoding extracellular solute-binding protein, with amino-acid sequence MFKNKNKKAKLMILFFLFVFFITAGLGCQGGSSDTATANKPITLKFWRVWDSEDDFGDIINAYKAIHPNISIEYKRFRYEEYEKALLEAFAEDRGPDIFSISNGWVGKYVSKISPMPASVSLPYPVTKSYLGGLKKETTVEMRSTKMITAAQLREKFIDVVYNDVVMLSDKTAEIYGLPMSVDTMVLFYNKDLLNSAGIPQPPSTWLEFQDDVKKITKQDKQGNFVYSGGAIGTSSNVARSFDLLSLLMMQNGTRMTEGSTVTFNKLPAGMSDRSVVPGVEALTFYTDFAYPAKEVYTWNDQMPNSLDAFISGKVAFFFGYSYHLKDILNRAPKLSFGYSAMPQIEGNQAVNYANYWVETVAKKSSNTDWAWDFLQFAAANDKQAKTYLDKTELPTALRSLINYQVEKEKLLPFVNQLLTAKNWYHGNDLGLAENIFKEMIDSVVQAQASPAEALGRAIGRVQQTM; translated from the coding sequence ATGTTCAAAAATAAAAACAAGAAAGCAAAATTGATGATTTTGTTTTTTCTTTTTGTATTTTTTATTACCGCCGGTTTAGGCTGTCAGGGAGGATCATCTGATACCGCGACTGCCAATAAACCGATAACGCTTAAATTTTGGCGAGTTTGGGATAGCGAAGACGATTTTGGCGATATCATTAACGCTTACAAAGCCATACATCCTAATATTAGTATCGAGTATAAACGGTTTCGCTATGAAGAATATGAAAAAGCTTTGCTTGAAGCTTTTGCTGAAGATCGTGGGCCGGATATTTTTTCCATTAGTAACGGTTGGGTAGGAAAATATGTCAGTAAAATCAGTCCAATGCCTGCCAGTGTTTCCTTGCCATATCCAGTGACAAAATCATATTTAGGTGGTTTGAAAAAAGAAACTACGGTGGAGATGCGTTCTACCAAGATGATAACCGCGGCGCAGCTTCGAGAAAAATTTATTGATGTGGTATATAACGACGTAGTGATGTTGTCCGATAAAACAGCCGAGATTTATGGTCTGCCGATGAGCGTTGATACGATGGTTTTGTTTTATAATAAAGATTTATTAAATAGCGCCGGCATTCCCCAGCCCCCAAGTACCTGGTTGGAATTTCAAGATGATGTGAAAAAAATAACCAAGCAGGATAAACAAGGAAATTTTGTTTATTCCGGCGGTGCTATCGGTACTTCTAGCAACGTAGCGAGGAGTTTTGACCTACTTTCGCTACTGATGATGCAAAACGGAACCAGGATGACAGAAGGAAGTACGGTTACTTTTAACAAACTACCTGCCGGGATGAGCGACCGCAGCGTAGTTCCGGGCGTAGAGGCCTTAACTTTTTATACTGATTTTGCTTATCCAGCTAAAGAAGTGTATACTTGGAATGATCAAATGCCCAATTCGCTTGACGCTTTTATCAGCGGAAAAGTGGCATTTTTCTTTGGATATTCTTATCATTTGAAAGATATTTTAAATCGCGCGCCGAAGCTGAGCTTTGGTTATAGTGCCATGCCTCAAATTGAAGGAAACCAAGCGGTTAATTACGCTAATTATTGGGTGGAAACGGTGGCTAAAAAGTCGAGCAACACGGATTGGGCTTGGGATTTTTTGCAGTTTGCCGCGGCTAATGACAAGCAAGCAAAGACTTATTTGGACAAAACGGAATTACCGACCGCATTGCGTAGTTTGATTAATTATCAGGTGGAAAAAGAAAAGCTGTTGCCTTTTGTCAATCAACTGCTCACTGCCAAAAATTGGTATCATGGAAACGACTTAGGGTTGGCGGAGAATATTTTTAAGGAAATGATTGATTCAGTGGTGCAAGCCCAGGCTTCTCCTGCCGAAGCGCTTGGTCGCGCTATCGGTCGCGTTCAGCAGACAATGTAA
- a CDS encoding UTP--glucose-1-phosphate uridylyltransferase has protein sequence MPKIRKVIIPAAGSGTRLLPATKAQPKEMLPIIDKPVIQYVVEEAVAAGIEEVIIVTGANKRAIEDHFDYNYELQNQLQKQGKEKERQEIKKIADMAHFVYVRQKGPYGNGTPILNCEYLIGDEPFAVLWADDILIGKKPRLKQLIEVYEKYGDPVLTAIKTNKEGTGKYGIIDGVKIDENILRVNSILEKPGPEKAPSLWAAVGGYILTPDIFPILRKTKIGRGDELWLVDALFTLSKKRPIYARLVDGDYYDAGSKLGLLKTNIALGLQRPDIAKDLRKYLKGLKY, from the coding sequence ATGCCGAAAATTCGTAAAGTGATTATTCCCGCTGCTGGATCTGGCACGCGACTGCTGCCGGCGACCAAAGCTCAGCCAAAAGAAATGCTGCCGATTATCGACAAGCCGGTTATTCAGTATGTGGTGGAAGAAGCGGTGGCTGCCGGTATTGAAGAAGTGATTATTGTTACCGGCGCGAACAAGCGGGCGATAGAAGATCATTTTGATTACAATTATGAGCTGCAGAATCAGCTACAAAAACAGGGCAAGGAAAAAGAGCGTCAAGAAATAAAAAAAATCGCCGACATGGCACATTTTGTTTATGTCAGACAAAAAGGTCCCTATGGCAACGGTACGCCGATTTTGAACTGCGAATATTTGATAGGCGATGAGCCCTTTGCCGTGTTATGGGCGGACGATATTTTGATCGGCAAAAAACCGAGACTCAAACAATTGATTGAAGTGTATGAAAAATATGGTGATCCGGTGCTAACTGCTATTAAAACCAATAAAGAGGGCACTGGAAAGTATGGTATAATTGATGGTGTAAAGATAGATGAAAATATTTTGCGGGTTAATTCGATACTGGAAAAACCAGGTCCGGAAAAAGCGCCGTCTTTGTGGGCGGCAGTAGGCGGCTATATTCTTACTCCTGACATTTTTCCGATATTGCGAAAAACTAAAATTGGTCGGGGGGACGAACTCTGGTTGGTAGATGCTTTATTCACGCTTTCCAAAAAACGACCAATATACGCTCGTTTGGTAGATGGCGATTATTATGATGCTGGATCAAAACTGGGCTTACTAAAGACCAATATTGCTCTTGGTTTGCAGCGACCGGATATAGCCAAGGATCTTAGAAAATATTTAAAAGGATTAAAATATTAG
- a CDS encoding DNA alkylation repair protein, producing MAINVKKEVEYLKRRYERVGNKKRAAWDKNYCRSIFKFYGVKGDDVKKIIKQFIQKNKELDKKDLWLLVRVLWESGYHELRSTAVNLLRGYLKKLDYSDLPAIERLLRQAINWDQIDEIAVHLVGPILEKDQRAFSYLKKWSIDKNFWIRRAALLSQLFLFRKKQGDRQLFYRLAVKMMDESWQNFDSWAGNHPEKMGRWFIRKTIGWVLREMSERWPEEIYNFLKTNRHKMSSLSFREGGRKLPLEYQKLLKV from the coding sequence ATGGCGATTAACGTTAAGAAAGAAGTCGAATATCTAAAGCGACGGTATGAACGGGTGGGCAACAAAAAAAGAGCCGCCTGGGATAAAAACTACTGTCGCAGTATTTTTAAGTTTTACGGAGTCAAAGGTGATGATGTCAAAAAAATAATAAAGCAATTTATCCAAAAAAACAAAGAGTTGGACAAAAAAGACCTTTGGCTTTTAGTTCGGGTTTTATGGGAGTCTGGTTACCATGAGTTACGCAGCACGGCCGTTAATCTTTTACGTGGTTACCTGAAAAAACTTGATTATTCCGATCTGCCGGCAATAGAAAGACTGTTGCGTCAAGCAATTAATTGGGATCAGATTGATGAAATAGCAGTGCATTTAGTTGGTCCAATTTTAGAAAAAGACCAAAGGGCTTTTAGCTATTTAAAAAAATGGAGTATTGATAAAAATTTTTGGATTCGTCGCGCGGCTTTACTTTCGCAGTTGTTTCTTTTCCGTAAAAAACAGGGGGATCGGCAGTTATTTTATCGGCTAGCTGTTAAAATGATGGATGAGTCGTGGCAAAACTTTGATTCTTGGGCTGGCAATCATCCGGAGAAAATGGGTCGTTGGTTTATCCGTAAAACCATCGGCTGGGTGCTTCGCGAAATGTCGGAGCGGTGGCCGGAAGAGATATATAATTTTTTAAAAACTAATCGTCATAAAATGTCTTCCCTTAGTTTTCGTGAAGGCGGCAGAAAATTGCCGTTGGAATATCAAAAATTATTAAAAGTATAA
- a CDS encoding flavodoxin produces MKTLVIYYSLDGSTRLIAEAIASTVGADILELKPKKELNSKSPFKYLWGGRQVVMKIKPEILPLEKNPADYEMLFMGTPVWAWNYAPPLATFFAQNKFAGKKVALFCCNGGQKGKTFENMRKELAGNQILGEIEFFEPQKKDPQGSTAKASVWATEISSS; encoded by the coding sequence ATGAAAACCCTAGTCATTTATTATTCCCTCGACGGCAGCACTCGCCTGATCGCCGAGGCAATCGCCAGTACAGTTGGCGCTGATATTTTGGAACTAAAGCCGAAGAAAGAACTAAATAGCAAAAGTCCTTTCAAATATCTCTGGGGTGGTCGTCAAGTGGTGATGAAAATCAAGCCAGAAATATTACCGCTAGAAAAAAATCCGGCTGATTATGAAATGCTTTTTATGGGTACCCCGGTTTGGGCTTGGAACTACGCTCCACCATTAGCTACATTTTTTGCTCAAAATAAATTTGCTGGAAAAAAGGTAGCGCTGTTTTGTTGTAATGGCGGGCAAAAAGGCAAAACTTTTGAAAACATGAGAAAGGAGTTGGCCGGCAACCAAATTTTGGGCGAAATAGAATTTTTTGAACCGCAAAAAAAAGACCCGCAAGGTTCAACTGCCAAAGCTTCTGTCTGGGCGACTGAAATTAGCAGTTCTTAG
- a CDS encoding DedA family protein, protein MSITQSLLDLFTSIIATAGYGGVIFLMILESMVIPVPSEAVMPFAGFLWFSGEMSFLPIVFFATLGSIIGSLLSYYIGYYGGRPLVMRFGKYLLLNEHHLDATEKFFAHYGDKAVFVSRFIPVVRHLISLPAGIGKMNIWKFGVYTVVGASLWNSFLAYLGYYLGSRWEEIRKFSEVLDIIIVIVLVVLIIWGVTKLRRR, encoded by the coding sequence ATGTCTATCACCCAAAGTTTACTTGATTTATTTACGAGTATTATCGCTACTGCCGGTTATGGCGGCGTGATTTTTTTAATGATCTTGGAAAGCATGGTGATACCGGTACCGTCAGAAGCCGTTATGCCATTTGCCGGATTTCTTTGGTTTTCGGGGGAAATGAGTTTTTTGCCGATTGTTTTTTTTGCAACACTGGGTAGTATTATCGGGTCACTACTTTCTTACTATATTGGATATTACGGTGGTCGCCCACTGGTAATGCGCTTTGGTAAATATTTACTACTCAATGAACATCACCTTGATGCAACAGAAAAGTTTTTCGCTCATTATGGCGATAAAGCGGTTTTTGTCAGTCGGTTTATTCCGGTAGTGCGACATTTGATTTCTCTGCCAGCAGGGATCGGTAAAATGAATATTTGGAAATTTGGTGTTTACACTGTTGTTGGTGCCAGTCTTTGGAATTCGTTTTTGGCATATCTTGGGTATTATCTTGGTTCGCGCTGGGAGGAAATCAGGAAGTTTAGTGAAGTGTTGGATATTATTATTGTTATAGTTTTGGTGGTTTTGATTATTTGGGGGGTTACAAAATTAAGAAGGAGGTAG
- a CDS encoding transporter substrate-binding domain-containing protein: MKQVTKHLILVLLILAIILFAVYYYVSVSRTERQEIFVASGHPEWAPIMWQQQGRIVGAGPDLVTKIFTDLGVKIESKYTGLWDMVQQKAKVGSVDVLVAVYKTAERETYMDYSIPYTTDPIAVVVKKGSDLKYNQWEDLVGKLGVLTVGDSYGQEFDDFAAAKLSTIRANSAIEAVNSLEDGSADYFVYALYSAERMIAKNGLQDKIEILPKYVAEENFYVTISKVSPLAKYLPEINSLIKKYKADGTIDQMILENKELYKEQIMK, encoded by the coding sequence ATGAAGCAGGTTACCAAGCATTTAATTTTAGTACTTTTGATTTTAGCTATCATTTTGTTTGCCGTTTATTATTATGTCAGTGTTTCCCGAACAGAAAGACAAGAAATTTTCGTTGCTTCCGGCCACCCGGAGTGGGCGCCGATTATGTGGCAGCAGCAGGGAAGAATTGTTGGTGCTGGCCCTGATTTGGTTACTAAGATTTTTACCGATTTGGGCGTCAAAATAGAATCAAAATACACTGGTCTATGGGATATGGTTCAACAAAAAGCCAAGGTCGGGTCAGTTGATGTTTTGGTTGCTGTCTATAAAACAGCGGAAAGAGAAACTTATATGGACTATTCCATTCCTTATACTACCGATCCAATTGCCGTGGTGGTCAAAAAAGGCAGTGATCTCAAATACAATCAGTGGGAAGATTTGGTCGGTAAACTGGGGGTACTGACCGTAGGTGATAGTTACGGTCAGGAGTTTGACGATTTTGCTGCTGCCAAGCTGAGTACAATTCGGGCTAATAGCGCTATCGAGGCAGTAAATTCCCTGGAGGATGGATCAGCCGATTATTTTGTTTATGCTCTCTACTCGGCAGAGAGAATGATTGCCAAAAACGGTTTGCAGGACAAAATAGAAATTTTACCAAAGTATGTGGCAGAAGAAAATTTTTATGTTACTATTTCCAAAGTTTCACCATTGGCTAAATATTTACCAGAGATAAACAGCTTGATCAAAAAATACAAAGCCGATGGTACAATCGATCAAATGATTTTGGAAAATAAAGAGTTGTACAAAGAACAGATAATGAAATAG
- a CDS encoding DUF2769 domain-containing protein, with protein MKPVNTPENRAKCICGDCPLYNQCTEEKKEMLYCAVGKSTCDLDASKPCICGSCPVYAENDLSGGYFCIDEIK; from the coding sequence ATGAAACCAGTAAATACTCCGGAAAATCGAGCTAAATGTATTTGTGGCGACTGCCCGCTTTATAATCAGTGTACCGAAGAGAAAAAAGAAATGCTGTATTGTGCTGTCGGAAAATCAACTTGTGATCTAGACGCTTCCAAGCCTTGTATCTGCGGCAGTTGCCCGGTTTATGCGGAAAACGATTTAAGTGGCGGGTATTTTTGTATCGATGAGATAAAGTAA
- a CDS encoding cache domain-containing protein — MPKTKTKKPLTTKNLLASKRSEIFYSVAKKAKYQCSFWMPLLLTAATVLFLVSFVMFCFVRIETKNQAMVYTFSAVKVADQDELIKTQVQTAVSILDGIYAKVMAEEMEEETAKKLAADILRNLRYGKDGQGYFFADTVEGINIVLPTNLSVEGTNRIDAKVNGVFHVREIIKSGQKPGGGFTDYYFVKPGGTVPLAKRSYSLEFKPFGWIIGTGYYLEDVVTSNYKNGWSAGSSCGFCSGKMMRWW, encoded by the coding sequence ATGCCTAAAACCAAAACAAAAAAACCTTTAACAACAAAGAATCTCTTGGCTTCTAAAAGATCAGAAATTTTTTATTCGGTTGCCAAAAAGGCGAAATATCAATGCAGCTTTTGGATGCCTTTGTTGTTAACTGCAGCAACGGTTCTTTTTCTTGTGTCGTTTGTTATGTTTTGCTTTGTCAGAATAGAGACGAAAAATCAAGCTATGGTTTATACATTTTCCGCAGTCAAAGTTGCTGATCAGGACGAATTGATAAAAACGCAAGTACAAACCGCGGTAAGCATTTTGGATGGTATTTATGCCAAAGTGATGGCGGAAGAAATGGAAGAAGAAACAGCAAAAAAGTTGGCGGCTGATATTTTAAGAAATTTACGCTACGGAAAAGACGGTCAGGGATATTTTTTTGCTGATACGGTAGAAGGTATAAATATCGTTTTGCCGACTAATTTAAGCGTTGAGGGTACTAATCGTATAGACGCAAAAGTAAATGGTGTTTTTCATGTTCGTGAGATTATTAAATCCGGTCAGAAACCGGGCGGGGGTTTTACTGATTATTATTTTGTCAAACCCGGTGGAACCGTTCCTCTGGCGAAACGTTCTTATAGTTTGGAATTTAAACCATTTGGTTGGATAATAGGGACGGGATATTATTTGGAAGACGTGGTAACTAGCAATTATAAAAACGGTTGGAGTGCGGGTAGTAGCTGTGGTTTTTGTAGCGGCAAGATGATGAGATGGTGGTAG
- a CDS encoding NUDIX domain-containing protein, with protein sequence MENVFKILSMEYFDILDKDGNPTGRIKPRDDVHRDGDWHASTHLWIINSKQELLIQKRSPEKESHPNLWDISSAGHVPAGTDIITSAVREAEEELGIDVDPKKMEFLFRLPVQAVLNNGTFINNEYNDVFLTTMDVETKDMTLQSEEVSEVKFIPWRELEKIIAAGDLGFVKHAEYVPLFKLLHQRFDRVG encoded by the coding sequence ATGGAAAACGTTTTTAAAATTTTAAGTATGGAATATTTTGATATTTTGGACAAAGACGGTAATCCGACCGGTCGAATAAAGCCGCGCGACGATGTCCATCGCGACGGTGATTGGCATGCCTCAACCCATCTTTGGATTATTAACTCCAAACAAGAATTGTTAATTCAAAAAAGATCGCCGGAAAAAGAATCTCATCCCAATCTTTGGGATATTAGTAGCGCCGGTCATGTGCCGGCTGGTACTGATATAATTACTTCTGCCGTTCGCGAAGCGGAGGAAGAGCTAGGCATAGACGTTGACCCTAAAAAAATGGAGTTTTTGTTTCGTTTGCCAGTACAAGCGGTTTTAAATAACGGCACTTTTATTAACAATGAATACAACGACGTTTTTTTAACGACCATGGACGTTGAGACCAAAGACATGACTTTGCAGTCAGAAGAAGTGTCGGAAGTAAAATTTATTCCTTGGCGAGAATTGGAGAAAATTATAGCTGCCGGTGACTTGGGGTTCGTAAAACACGCTGAGTACGTGCCGCTTTTTAAATTATTACATCAAAGGTTTGACCGTGTAGGCTAG
- a CDS encoding ribonuclease H-like domain-containing protein: MSTLIIDIETIGEDFDSLDKTTQENLTRWIKKESSDEGDYRVMLDGLKSELGFSPLTGEITAIGVLDLERDKGAVYFQAPGEKLENFEENGIKFIPSSEKEMLENFWRGAAEYNEFVTFNGRSFDVPFLMIRSAVNEVRPSKNLMSNRYLNLQKDNAKHVDLYEELSFYGAVRRKGSLHLWTRAFGIKSPKADGITGDDVAGLFKAKKFVDIARYNVGDLYATRELYKKWKTFLKF; this comes from the coding sequence ATGTCTACACTTATTATCGACATCGAAACAATTGGTGAAGATTTTGATTCACTAGACAAAACTACTCAAGAAAATCTGACCCGTTGGATCAAAAAGGAGTCTTCCGACGAAGGCGACTATCGGGTTATGCTCGATGGGCTAAAAAGCGAGCTTGGCTTTTCACCGTTGACCGGAGAGATAACCGCTATTGGTGTTCTAGATTTAGAGCGCGACAAAGGCGCTGTTTATTTCCAAGCGCCAGGAGAGAAGTTAGAAAATTTTGAAGAAAACGGTATCAAATTTATCCCTTCAAGCGAAAAAGAAATGCTGGAAAATTTTTGGCGTGGCGCAGCCGAGTACAATGAGTTTGTTACTTTTAACGGGCGGAGTTTTGACGTGCCGTTTTTGATGATCCGTTCGGCGGTTAATGAAGTTCGTCCTAGTAAAAATTTGATGTCCAACCGTTATCTCAATCTGCAAAAAGATAATGCTAAACATGTCGATCTTTATGAAGAGCTGAGCTTTTATGGCGCGGTTAGGCGCAAAGGCAGTTTGCATTTATGGACCAGAGCTTTTGGTATCAAAAGTCCCAAAGCTGATGGAATAACCGGCGACGACGTGGCTGGACTTTTTAAAGCCAAAAAGTTTGTTGATATTGCCCGTTATAACGTAGGTGATTTGTATGCCACCAGGGAATTGTATAAAAAATGGAAAACGTTTTTAAAATTTTAA
- a CDS encoding M48 family metallopeptidase — translation MQRSIELQTKQINYTLKKNPRSRHLRLVVRCDGLVATMPHWMGEDVAESFIRQKADWILEKLALVKTRAVVQNSRRDYLAKKEIARELIAKKLDYFNIHYNFTFTRVAIRNTKTRWGSCSRSGNLNFNYKILYLPEHLFDYIVVHELCHLEQLNHSPKFWRLVAEAIPGYKAARRELRKTWSHY, via the coding sequence ATGCAAAGAAGTATAGAGCTACAAACAAAGCAGATAAACTATACGCTCAAAAAAAATCCACGTTCGCGGCATTTACGGCTGGTGGTTCGTTGTGACGGTCTGGTCGCTACTATGCCACACTGGATGGGTGAAGACGTTGCCGAGAGTTTTATTCGACAAAAAGCTGATTGGATTTTGGAAAAATTGGCATTGGTTAAAACTAGGGCTGTTGTGCAAAACAGTAGACGTGATTATTTGGCGAAAAAAGAAATTGCCCGTGAACTGATAGCAAAAAAGTTAGATTACTTTAACATTCATTATAATTTTACTTTTACTCGAGTAGCGATTCGCAATACCAAAACCAGATGGGGTAGCTGTAGTCGTAGCGGCAATTTGAACTTTAATTATAAAATATTATATTTACCGGAACATTTGTTTGATTATATTGTCGTTCACGAGCTGTGTCATTTAGAGCAGTTAAACCATTCGCCAAAGTTTTGGCGGCTGGTTGCCGAAGCAATACCGGGTTACAAAGCAGCTCGACGGGAGCTCAGAAAAACTTGGTCTCATTATTAA
- a CDS encoding helix-turn-helix transcriptional regulator: MNKTKSISFSFEGYRQEQLKNNDFKKHYDYYGKQLKVAYQILQLRKNKKMSQLQLAQKIGTTQSNLARIESGRQNLTTGTLEKIAKAFGRELKIEFC; the protein is encoded by the coding sequence ATGAATAAAACAAAATCGATATCGTTTAGTTTTGAGGGATACCGTCAAGAACAGCTCAAAAATAATGATTTTAAAAAACATTATGATTATTATGGCAAGCAATTGAAAGTCGCTTACCAAATTTTGCAGCTGAGAAAAAATAAAAAAATGTCACAGCTACAGTTGGCTCAGAAAATTGGTACAACTCAAAGTAATTTGGCCAGAATAGAGTCTGGTCGGCAAAACCTTACTACCGGAACTTTAGAAAAGATCGCTAAAGCGTTTGGTCGGGAGCTTAAAATCGAGTTTTGTTAG
- a CDS encoding type II toxin-antitoxin system RelE/ParE family toxin, which translates to MIYNNDKEFEVVFYRARSNGYCPVLEYLNGLPINQRAKIVKYIDFLKINKGYLDEPYSRHIVGKIRELRIDFDRHRHRIFYFAFVDKKLVLLHAFLKRTKKTPRKEINIAIKRYDEVLSSKKNI; encoded by the coding sequence ATGATATATAATAATGACAAGGAATTCGAAGTGGTTTTTTATAGGGCACGATCTAACGGCTATTGTCCGGTTTTAGAGTATTTGAACGGTTTGCCAATAAATCAGAGAGCTAAAATTGTTAAATATATAGACTTTTTGAAAATAAATAAGGGCTACCTAGATGAACCATATTCTCGACACATCGTTGGTAAGATCAGGGAGTTGCGGATTGATTTTGATCGACATCGTCATCGAATATTTTACTTCGCCTTTGTTGATAAAAAATTAGTTCTATTACATGCTTTTTTGAAAAGAACAAAAAAGACGCCAAGAAAAGAAATTAATATAGCGATTAAACGTTATGACGAAGTATTAAGTAGTAAAAAAAATATATGA
- a CDS encoding EamA family transporter: MNTLILCVVTAFFFALWPSLARFASASPGWLAVLMSLGTATTASFGMITSKYLAGDGLPKSKAALIIFVAGLVNGIGMLAYTKMISSPSVELSKFVPIAAALVPVFAMLIAVVLFGDPITLKKIAGLTLACVAVFLLS, translated from the coding sequence ATGAATACTCTGATCCTTTGTGTCGTGACGGCTTTTTTCTTTGCATTATGGCCGTCGCTAGCCAGGTTTGCTTCGGCATCCCCGGGCTGGTTGGCGGTATTGATGTCTCTTGGTACGGCGACCACCGCTTCTTTTGGCATGATTACGAGTAAATATCTTGCCGGCGACGGTCTGCCGAAAAGCAAAGCAGCTTTGATCATTTTTGTCGCCGGTCTAGTCAACGGCATCGGTATGTTAGCCTACACCAAGATGATCAGCTCACCCAGTGTTGAGCTGTCCAAATTTGTGCCGATAGCGGCAGCGCTGGTGCCTGTTTTCGCAATGCTTATCGCGGTCGTTCTGTTTGGTGATCCGATCACTCTCAAAAAAATCGCCGGGCTGACGCTAGCCTGTGTCGCGGTTTTTCTGCTTAGCTAG